The segment GAGTTTTGCCCTCAATTGTCAACGAAGTGCTAAAGGCTGTGGTGGCCCAATTTAATGCATCACAGTTGATTACTCAGAGAGAAAAAGTCTCAAGGTTAATTCGTGAAAATTTGGTTCGCCGTGCAAGCAAATTCAACATCTTACTGGATGATGTCTCTATTACATACATGACTTTTTCACCTGAGTTTACTAATGCCGTGGAAGCCAAACAAATTGCTCAGCAAGATGCTCAGAGAGCGGCATTTGTGGTTGATAAAGCCAGACAAGAAAAGCAAGGTATGGTGGTAAAAGCACAAGGTGAAGCTAAATCTGCTGAACTGATTGGTGAGGCCATCAAAAAATCTAGAGACTATGTAGAACTGAAAAGATTAGATACAGCCAGAGACATTGCGAAGATCCTGGCTAGCTCTCCAAATAGAGTCATCTTGGATAATGAAGCATTGTTGTTAAATACCGTGGTGGATGCGAGAATTGATGGGAGGAGCAATTAGATAGTGGACGTTAGATATTTTTATGCATTAaagtaataatatcaaGATGCCACTTACTTGttaatataaaatataggatgaaaaaatatgatacGTGAAAgcttatatatacatatgtTTACTAAGAGTAAGGATAACTGATATTATTCGGTGTTCTTATGTACGGTTGGAAAGCGTCTATGCTAGAAGGCGTAGCATATTTAACCAGTAGACAGAGTTATGATTGTCGtcctcatcatcgtcaGATTCAAATATCAGTGTACGATTTTGGAGGTACATTTTGCTTACTCTGCGCAAAATCCAGCCTTTTGGGTTGCGATTTGGTGGCAAGTAGTTTTGACTTGTGGTCATTCAGCTTTCTGGAGCATGGTGAAAGTAAACTGTCTGACGGCGACACGAGCTTTTGCCCAAAATGCGTTGCCaggtttcttctttggtcTTCCGTTGCTCCCCTTTTCTGATATGGTTTCTTGAATATTCGTCCATCAAGGTAACGCCTCAGACATGGTTCTATGGTAACTGTAGCAcctaatttcttcttcgaaACTTCGTCGTAAGGGTTTGCTACCTTATCGTCTCTTGAGCAAGACATTGACGTAGTTTGCATCCCCTCAACCAATTTTGTTATTTCATCTTGAGGTACTGACCTGCGACATGTCATTTGCAAATTTGTTTATAGCTTATCTAATTTCGCTTCCACGATAGTGCTTGATTTAATTTATTCGTAAAAGAGAGGCCAATTACAGATAAGTAGAGGGGGGAAGAACTCGTTACCGAATTGATGAACTTACTACGATGCTTTTTTCACGTCTACTCGATATTCCCTCAAAGGAAAGAGAAACTATATAATGTTTATACATGTATTCACTTGGGAGAGTGTTCAACTCCACTGCTGCTTTTTATGATGGAACGGAATGGTTCGAACAAGCTTACAAAGGCTCCAGATCTACAGAGGATCATCGCAAAAAATGTACACTCCACACCGAAGTATTCTCCAGCAAGGCGTAACATGCATACACATTGATTGCACGCTTTAAGTTAATCACCTACCTTTCTAGGATAGAATCTGCTATTTACCATTTCCCATATCTGGTAACAACCCCCTTTACTTCTTGTCACCCTACAACTTCATGgacattgaaaaagagaCAATAAGCCCTAATGTCCTACGACATAGGGCATTTTCCAGAAGATTGTGTATAGGGCATCTCAAACCCTATAACaacttaaaaaataaaaataaaaaaagaaatgcaGATTTTGCagattgttttttttcttttttatgtCAATTTTCCTGCTTCAAGATCGAAGGAATGTTTTTGCACCGCAATAAAAAGGTCGTGCTTTCTTCCTGTAGCAATTACACGTAAATTAAGTACTTGAGCTGCTCACGcaattttaaaagaaaagctaaTTCACGGAAATTTTTGCTTCTCTCAATACAGAAATACCTACGAAGACGTCCATTGAAGAAGTAAGCCtgctaaaaataaagatacAAAATTAAATCCGctattttctctttcgtGTTTGACCAGAATAATCAATAATCGAAAGCATAACAACAACCTAGCTATATAATCAAGATTCGAAGAATagataaaataaaacttaAAACAATATTTTGGCAGCTTCATCAAGTATAAAATGGATctattcaaaagaaaagtaaaggAATGGGTGTACTCTCTCAGTACTGACGATCATTATGCAGAGTATAACCCCGATGAAGCCCCCACATTTAACATGGGTAAACGTTTAAACAGTAATAATGGACAAGTCAATCCTTCTCAAATGCATCTAAATAGTGTAGACGAAGAAATGAGCGTGGGATTCCAAAACGGCGTGCCATCTAATGACGATATAAACATTGACGAATTTACCTACACAGATTCGAACGATGGTGTCTCTGAAACTCTTTTAGCTTGGAGACACATCGAGTTTTGGACGAGTGAACATAATCCAGATCTAAACGCGACTTTGAGTGACCCTTGCACCCAAAACGATATCACTCACGCAGAGGAAGATTTGGAAGTTAGCTTTCCTAACCCAGTGAAGGCTTCCTTTAAAATCCATGATGGGCAAGAGGACTTGGAATCGATGACCGGCACTTCAGGCTTGTTTTATGGCTTTCAGCTAATGAAATTAGATCAAGTCGTGGCCATGGCGCAGGCCTGGAGAAATGTTGCAAAGAATCTTAATAAAAGATCCCAACAAGGTTTATCACATGTTACATCTACCggctcttcttcatcgatGGAAAGATTGAATGGTAACAAATTCAAGCTTCCAAATATCCCCGATCAAAAATCTATTCCTCCAAATGCTGTACAACCAGTATATGCACATCCCGCTTGGCTTCCGTTAATAACAGACAATGCCGGTAACCATATCGGTGTAGATTTGGCACCTGGTCCAAACGGGAAGTATGCTCAAATTATAACATTTGGTAGAGACTTTGATACGAAGTTTGTTGTCGCTGACAATTGGGGTGAATTCTTATTATCGTTTGCTAACGATTTAGAAGCTGGTAATTGGTACTTGGTAGATGACAGTGATGACTACTTCAGCGGTGATGGTGAATTGGTCTTTAGAGATAAAAAATCCAATGGACCCATACAGGATTACTTTgaagttttgaaaagaagaacgtGGGTTAAATATCAAGAAAGTCTAAAAGcacaaaaacaaaaatctcAATCTGAACCGTCTTCGCAACAACAGAAATCCGTTCCTGCCGTGCAAAAGGAAGCAGCAACACCAACAAATGACCAGCCCTCTATTCTCAACGAAGAATCCATAGATGGTGAAGATATTGATGGCGTAGATGCACAGCCTGTTCAGGATCATGAATCTGTGAAAGTTGTCAAAAATAAATCTAGTGGGGTTGAAGTGGAAGCTAAAGCTACAAATACAGAGGAATCTAACCAACCAAATCATGAAGTCAGAATTGACGGTGAGGACAGTAAACAGAATaaagacgaagaaaaagcagaAAAGGAGTCAAAGGTGGATTTGAGAGAACATGTTGAAAATGAGCATGCTGAGAAATCGAAGGAAAACGCTGATGACATAAataacaaagaagaagaaaaagaagaagaaaaagaaaaagaagaagaagtaacCAAAGAAAgcagaaatgaaaaaggaagCGATGATGCTAAAGTGGATGAAGCAAgagaagaatttgaaaatatagCCTTATGAATAATATCATAATTAAcattcaacaacaacaaaaaaagtctAGACAATATTTATCTCCACTAAACCGTTATAGGTGGATTTCAACTTTAAGATGTGTATACaataatatcatatatatatatatatatatgtatgtatatgtatatatggCACAATTCCTTTATgtttaatatttttgacAATGGTATGTGAAATCGTTGCATTATTTCTATAAAGGTTTCCCCAGAATAGGAAAACGTTGTTTTCGCATTTGGGTGGTTCAAAAGTATGAAGATAATAAAgtaaaataatatttacAAAACGGTTGGCCTTTCTGCCACTGAGGGATAAGAGAAAGAGGATAAATACTAGTAGtgaacatatatataacacCTTTTCATAGGTATAATTAGCTTCTGTTCACCATATGATTCTTTGTAAATAAAGCTCGGTAGCCCATGGGAATGAGATCTTCGTAAAAATAACTAAAGTCACAATATTGAAGAGCATAAACCATAAAAATTCCATAAACAGTCTCTTCGTACTGCTTATAGTTATGGGGTTTTCGCCTTCCTTGGCAGGCTCTAAATTCTGTATTAAGGGTTCGCAGCTGCAGGTAATGAATATTctccaaaagaaatagGGCAATATATAATAGCGAGGCTCAAATAAGGGGGATGGAACAATAGTGATCATGGTACATATAATTAAGGCCGTCCATGATATATGTGTCAGTTGAATAGGTAAATGTACAGATTCTTTGATCGAAAGTGGAGTGATAGGATGAAAAGTGAGCTGGTTGGGTCTCATCACTTCGAGATATGTAAAAATAGAGAAATGGTAGATTGAGGTCATAAGAAAGTACTTGATTAGTCTACTATCATTGTCAATCAATCTTCTGAAAAGATAGAACGTGTAATGTCTATTATCCGCTAACAAAAATGGATGAACTTTTGTAAAGTATCTAATTATCAGCATGATGCTAataaactcaaaaaaagttcttaCTGGCTTCgcttttattcttattttgtacaacttcaaaaaattacgAGATATCCATATGGGCATACTGAAAACAGTGATAAATGtgaaacaataaaatatttgtaCTATATGCAAGCCAGCTGAGTGACTTGACTTATCACCTAATGTTATGGATCTATTCCAAACCAAGTAAATGAGAAATATAAcaaaattcatcatataAGGTAGGACAAGGTGGGAAAAATTGTCAATTGAATGGATGAACAATTTCAAATAGTTATTAAAGGCGTGTGTATTGAATTGCTTTTGTAAAATAGCCGGGCGTTCAACAGCAAGGACCATGATAAATCCCGTCCAAATGATATTCGTTTGTCTGAAAAGGCAGCTTACACCAGCAAAAAAAGCACTCAACCATATACTCTTTACCGGGCCAAATGGCAATGTCAACACACAATTGAGAGATTGTAATATCAAGATTGTAGACCATACATCGGTGTAAAATAAGTAATAATAGGTTGTCATTAACGGGAAGCTCATTAATGAAACGGGCCAAAACCCTAAtgcattgaaaagaaatattggcCTGAGCACTACGATGGGGAAGATTATGACTCCACCAAGTAGGTTAACCAATCTTAATATAGTCAGTGTGCTCCATGACCGAACAATGGGCTTTATACAGTAATAATTTATCAAGCCCAAAATATAGATTCCAGGAGGGGTCGTTATTTTAGGGTCCCATTGAGTCCAGCTACCTTTTAAATAGGTCAAGGTCTGACCAACATGAAACCTTTCATCTATGAATTCATAAGGTACAACCTTTGTAGTCACGTAATGGAAAgttaaaacaaaatatagTAGAAGTAGTGGATATATAACTACATTGCAAAAGATACCGCTAATTATTTCTTGTGTTAAGTTTCTCGCTATGCCTGGAGCAATCAATTGAATCGCtggttcttcttccaataCGTCATTGTTGTCGTTATCGATGTATTCTTTTGCATCCATTATTAGTTCGATGCGACTAGATTTGTACGTGCCTTGAATATAGACTACCtgaagttctttttttacacTGGTTACTTgtgtattcttttttgaacatgGTCTAACGTTTTAGGatttagttttattttaccatcttcattttccagGCCCTTTTGCTATTTCCAGCCGATCGGATTAGGAAACGTCACAAATCaaccagaaaaaaagatgcGCTTTCGAACTTAAGATCGACATTATTGAGTGCATTATGTTATGACAGCcaaatatatatagttttattttcttataCATAAATATGTGTACAAAATATCTTTGGCGTTATTTTGCTGCTAGTAGTATCTCGCTTGTTTCTGAGACTCATGCCTTTTTTATGTTATCTTATCCTTTTGTTATGTGTTGTTTCAATTCCCTCCATATACTCTATGATATTAGACCCATATATCCCACTTTCTTGTATCTCATTTATAATTTCTTCCTTGTCATTCCATAATTCATAGAATCTAATTGTTTCGTCATTTGTAGCAACGCAAATTGCCATAGAACTTGGAGAGATCACCGCACTCAGTACACGTAAGGGGCTTGGTGATCTGACCTCAAGTAGTTTAGATAATTTTGGATATGAATAGAGTGTTATTAATACTGGATTTCTAGTGTCACCGAACCCGAAAGTAGCAACAATCTGTTTATGTCTTAACGACCATATTAACGAGGTGACCTGTCCTGAAGTATAGATCTCATCCAACAATGTACCAGTTGCCGTATGCCAAAACTTGATACATCTGTCTTTACTTCCACCGCCAGTGGCCAACAAAGATTTCGACCAGGGACAAAAGGCAATAGCCTTCACTGCCGCTTTATGTGGAAGAACAAACTTTTTTATAGGTTTATCCAAGTCGGAAATATCCCACAAACTACAAGAATTATCGTTACCACCCACTGCAAGTAGGTTGGAATGTTCGTTTAGTGAAATTCCTATAACAATGTTATTATGTtagtattttgaaaagaaaaaaagcaagtATTAACGTAAGGGTGTGTAAAAGCTCTTGTGTAAGCACTTGTTAACGTACCACAAACTTGTTGGGCTTGGGCTTGATATGTCGAATGAAGCTTCAATCCAATTAAATTGTCTTCTTGgaatttttgtcttttacTCCACTTTTTGGCTGGGAAACGTAAATTCTTAATTTCAAAAAGGGTTACGCtgccattttcttctccaatATAAAACTTACAAACGTCGCCTGGCTTGAACCATTCTAGACAACATATTCCTTTGAATGATTCTGTTTGAAATACAAATACCGGTTCCTTTTCGTCTGTTTTGGTAGAATGAAAAAACTCCTTTTGGtcataaagaagaatacgACCAAACTTTGTACCAACAATAAAATAAGTATTATAGGGACAAAATGAAACACATGTCACCAAATCTCTCTTTTCACTCAAATATTGATGATCCAATATAGATACTGCTCCTTCTTTCTCTGACCATATATATACTGAGCAGCCCAACCCAACTAGAACGTTGTTTGTTGTTCTTGACCATGATATTAAGTTTGAATAAAAGTCGTTTCTCAGGCAAGGTGCATCCAACACACGGTAAGGAATATGCGACTTGACTCGTTTAACAGGTCTTTGCACGTTTCTTTGCGGCGAAGCCGATCTTGCGTTTGAATTAGCAATATAGTAACGCGCGACATCAGGTGAAAGTGTACTAAAGTCAAAAGTTGTCTGTAATCCAGAACAACTTCCTGGTGCTAAGCtatttttaataatttgattcttttcttgagtTTCAGTAGTTGTTGACTCAAAAGTAAAAACACGGTCAGGCAATTGAAAACCAAGAGAATGTGcgatattttttctatggttcttttgttctttagTTAACTTCAaataatcttttcttgaagcTCTTGCACTTTCACTCCTGGTAGTCTGACTTTCAGAAGAGCTAGATATACTTGATATGGAATATTCATTTGTTGCACTGATTGATTCATAGTGGCCTGTGTTTCGCAGTTCGTTGAAGAATTCAGGGGAGGATAGCCGCTCAGGTGAAGGGGATTTCTCACGAAGCTCTGAGTAGCTTATATCAAACCCGTTCAACATAGGAATAGACTTATAAGCATTCC is part of the Saccharomyces mikatae IFO 1815 strain IFO1815 genome assembly, chromosome: 16 genome and harbors:
- the SMI1 gene encoding Smi1p (similar to Saccharomyces cerevisiae SMI1 (YGR229C); ancestral locus Anc_5.100) gives rise to the protein MDLFKRKVKEWVYSLSTDDHYAEYNPDEAPTFNMGKRLNSNNGQVNPSQMHLNSVDEEMSVGFQNGVPSNDDINIDEFTYTDSNDGVSETLLAWRHIEFWTSEHNPDLNATLSDPCTQNDITHAEEDLEVSFPNPVKASFKIHDGQEDLESMTGTSGLFYGFQLMKLDQVVAMAQAWRNVAKNLNKRSQQGLSHVTSTGSSSSMERLNGNKFKLPNIPDQKSIPPNAVQPVYAHPAWLPLITDNAGNHIGVDLAPGPNGKYAQIITFGRDFDTKFVVADNWGEFLLSFANDLEAGNWYLVDDSDDYFSGDGELVFRDKKSNGPIQDYFEVLKRRTWVKYQESLKAQKQKSQSEPSSQQQKSVPAVQKEAATPTNDQPSILNEESIDGEDIDGVDAQPVQDHESVKVVKNKSSGVEVEAKATNTEESNQPNHEVRIDGEDSKQNKDEEKAEKESKVDLREHVENEHAEKSKENADDINNKEEEKEEEKEKEEEVTKESRNEKGSDDAKVDEAREEFENIAL
- the PHB2 gene encoding prohibitin subunit PHB2 (similar to Saccharomyces cerevisiae PHB2 (YGR231C); ancestral locus Anc_5.98) → MNRSPGEFQRYAKAFQKQLSRVQQPGGRGKVPSPKGAFAGIGGLILLGGGALFINNALFNVDGGHRAIVYSRIHGVSTKIFNEGTHFIFPWLDTPIVYDVRAKPRNVASLTGTKDLQMVNITCRVLSRPDVVQLPTIYRTLGQDYDERVLPSIVNEVLKAVVAQFNASQLITQREKVSRLIRENLVRRASKFNILLDDVSITYMTFSPEFTNAVEAKQIAQQDAQRAAFVVDKARQEKQGMVVKAQGEAKSAELIGEAIKKSRDYVELKRLDTARDIAKILASSPNRVILDNEALLLNTVVDARIDGRSN
- the DIE2 gene encoding dolichyl-P-Glc:Glc(2)Man(9)GlcNAc(2)-PP-dolichol alpha-1,2- glucosyltransferase (similar to Saccharomyces cerevisiae DIE2 (YGR227W); ancestral locus Anc_5.101) gives rise to the protein MDAKEYIDNDNNDVLEEEPAIQLIAPGIARNLTQEIISGIFCNVVIYPLLLLYFVLTFHYVTTKVVPYEFIDERFHVGQTLTYLKGSWTQWDPKITTPPGIYILGLINYYCIKPIVRSWSTLTILRLVNLLGGVIIFPIVVLRPIFLFNALGFWPVSLMSFPLMTTYYYLFYTDVWSTILILQSLNCVLTLPFGPVKSIWLSAFFAGVSCLFRQTNIIWTGFIMVLAVERPAILQKQFNTHAFNNYLKLFIHSIDNFSHLVLPYMMNFVIFLIYLVWNRSITLGDKSSHSAGLHIVQIFYCFTFITVFSMPIWISRNFLKLYKIRIKAKPVRTFFEFISIMLIIRYFTKVHPFLLADNRHYTFYLFRRLIDNDSRLIKYFLMTSIYHFSIFTYLEVMRPNQLTFHPITPLSIKESVHLPIQLTHISWTALIICTMITIVPSPLFEPRYYILPYFFWRIFITCSCEPLIQNLEPAKEGENPITISSTKRLFMEFLWFMLFNIVTLVIFTKISFPWATELYLQRIIW
- the AMA1 gene encoding Ama1p (similar to Saccharomyces cerevisiae AMA1 (YGR225W); ancestral locus Anc_5.104); translated protein: MATPHQNYRYNSRNSSKNTNSSGNSTDVDRFIPKSVSRNAYKSIPMLNGFDISYSELREKSPSPERLSSPEFFNELRNTGHYESISATNEYSISSISSSSESQTTRSESARASRKDYLKLTKEQKNHRKNIAHSLGFQLPDRVFTFESTTTETQEKNQIIKNSLAPGSCSGLQTTFDFSTLSPDVARYYIANSNARSASPQRNVQRPVKRVKSHIPYRVLDAPCLRNDFYSNLISWSRTTNNVLVGLGCSVYIWSEKEGAVSILDHQYLSEKRDLVTCVSFCPYNTYFIVGTKFGRILLYDQKEFFHSTKTDEKEPVFVFQTESFKGICCLEWFKPGDVCKFYIGEENGSVTLFEIKNLRFPAKKWSKRQKFQEDNLIGLKLHSTYQAQAQQVCGISLNEHSNLLAVGGNDNSCSLWDISDLDKPIKKFVLPHKAAVKAIAFCPWSKSLLATGGGSKDRCIKFWHTATGTLLDEIYTSGQVTSLIWSLRHKQIVATFGFGDTRNPVLITLYSYPKLSKLLEVRSPSPLRVLSAVISPSSMAICVATNDETIRFYELWNDKEEIINEIQESGIYGSNIIEYMEGIETTHNKRIR